The following proteins come from a genomic window of Streptomyces sp. Sge12:
- a CDS encoding non-ribosomal peptide synthetase produces MIPLSHAQQRLWFHARDGADGALYHIPVGLRLNGVLDRAALRAALADVSARHEALRTVFPDEAGRPYQRVLEPADAAPALAVTDCPPAERAGRAAQASSRPFDLRTEPPLRADLFTDGDEDHYLLLVLHHIAGDGHSVNILVRDLAAAYTARTAGRPPEWPELPVQYPDYALWQRELLGPAQDSDSLHARLLTHWAEVLDGLPDELALPADRPRPAVAAHRGAVVEARTDAAAHAGLAALARDGRATPFMAVQAAFAVLLTRLGAGTDLPLGCPVDGRDDEALTDLVGLFVNTLIVRADTSGDPAFTEVLDRVRAAALATYAHQELPFESLVERLNPARSAARHPLFQVAVAAQRTEPQIPAFAGLTAQVEAVRTDTAKFDLTLEVEELHDPATGEPRGLALGLEYASDLFDEGTARRLLDRLVHLIGAVVREPGIPLSALDVLLPGERADLLEHWQGAPVATDARTVHEAFAERAAAHPDRPAVLCAGRGTTYAELDAAAQLFAGRLRTLGVRPGEAVAVLMDRSADLVAACLGILKAGAAYLPLDARAPGARTEAVIAASGAAVLVTDLPEGEPVPAGPRHVLRPAEPTAERAAEGAGEAAATAGPAGQPDALAYLMYTSGSTGAPKGVAVSHREVVALATDRRWRGGAHERVLFRSPHAFDASTYELWVPLLNGGLVVVAPPGDLDVDALARLMTEEKVTGTFLTATLFNVLADRCLPALGSLHEVMTGGEAASPSMVRRVREACPRTTVTNAYGPTEATTFAATFAVGPGQEAPDGQVPIGRPLDGTQLHVLDERLGLAAPGVIGELYIAGAGLAQGYLGRAALTAERFVACPYGPPGARMYRTGDLARWNADGQVEYLGRADRQVKIRGLRIEPGEIEHALAGHPAVGQAAVTVVDTAAGPALAGYAVPAEGAPAPTPAELREHLRARLPDYMVPTTLTLLDAFPVTANGKTDLAALPVPDPAASGAPGAHQEPRTDEERALCAIWEQVLGLPRIGVHDSFFDLGGHSLLATQLLAEVRARFGAAVGIRQFFTGPTVAELAAALPAAAAAGAAAQDPPIVRRARRTQTA; encoded by the coding sequence GTGATCCCTCTGTCCCACGCCCAGCAGCGGTTGTGGTTCCACGCCCGCGACGGCGCCGACGGCGCGCTCTACCACATCCCCGTCGGGCTCCGGCTGAACGGCGTCCTGGACCGCGCCGCCCTGCGCGCCGCCCTCGCGGACGTGAGCGCCCGCCACGAAGCGCTGCGCACCGTCTTCCCCGACGAGGCGGGCCGCCCGTACCAGCGGGTCCTGGAGCCCGCGGACGCCGCCCCGGCGCTCGCCGTCACCGACTGCCCGCCCGCCGAACGCGCCGGGCGGGCCGCGCAGGCCTCGTCCCGCCCCTTCGACCTGCGCACCGAACCGCCGCTGCGCGCCGACCTCTTCACCGACGGGGACGAGGACCACTACCTGCTCCTGGTCCTGCACCACATCGCGGGCGACGGCCACTCCGTCAACATCCTCGTGCGCGACCTGGCCGCCGCCTACACCGCCCGGACCGCCGGCCGGCCGCCCGAGTGGCCCGAACTGCCCGTCCAGTACCCGGATTACGCCCTGTGGCAGCGCGAACTCCTCGGCCCGGCCCAGGATTCCGACTCCCTGCACGCCCGGCTGCTCACCCACTGGGCGGAGGTCCTCGACGGCCTGCCCGACGAACTGGCGCTGCCCGCCGACCGGCCGCGCCCGGCCGTCGCCGCGCACCGGGGCGCGGTGGTGGAGGCACGGACCGACGCCGCCGCCCACGCGGGCCTGGCCGCACTGGCCCGGGACGGCCGCGCCACACCGTTCATGGCCGTCCAGGCAGCCTTCGCGGTCCTGCTCACCCGCCTCGGCGCCGGCACGGACCTGCCGCTCGGCTGCCCCGTCGACGGCCGCGACGACGAAGCCCTCACCGACCTCGTGGGGCTCTTCGTCAACACCCTGATCGTGCGCGCCGACACCTCCGGCGACCCGGCCTTCACGGAGGTGCTCGACCGGGTGCGCGCCGCCGCCCTGGCCACGTACGCCCACCAGGAACTGCCCTTCGAATCGCTGGTCGAACGCCTCAACCCGGCCCGCTCGGCGGCCCGGCACCCGCTCTTCCAGGTGGCCGTCGCCGCCCAGCGCACCGAGCCGCAGATCCCCGCCTTCGCGGGCCTGACCGCGCAGGTGGAGGCGGTGCGCACCGACACCGCCAAGTTCGACCTCACCCTGGAGGTCGAGGAACTCCACGACCCGGCCACCGGAGAACCCCGCGGCCTGGCCCTCGGCCTGGAGTACGCGAGCGACCTGTTCGACGAGGGAACGGCCCGGCGCCTGCTGGACCGGCTCGTCCATCTGATCGGCGCCGTCGTCCGCGAACCGGGGATCCCGCTCTCCGCGCTCGACGTCCTGCTGCCGGGGGAGCGCGCCGACCTCCTGGAGCACTGGCAGGGCGCGCCCGTCGCCACCGACGCCCGCACCGTCCACGAGGCCTTCGCGGAACGGGCCGCCGCCCACCCGGACCGGCCCGCCGTGCTCTGCGCCGGCCGCGGGACCACGTATGCCGAACTCGACGCGGCGGCCCAGCTGTTCGCCGGTCGCCTGCGCACCCTCGGCGTCCGCCCCGGCGAGGCCGTCGCCGTCCTCATGGACCGCTCGGCCGACCTGGTGGCCGCCTGCCTGGGCATCCTCAAGGCCGGGGCCGCCTACCTGCCGCTGGACGCCCGGGCCCCCGGTGCCCGTACCGAGGCCGTGATCGCCGCGTCCGGCGCCGCCGTCCTCGTCACCGACCTCCCGGAGGGCGAGCCGGTACCGGCGGGACCGCGCCACGTACTGCGCCCGGCCGAACCCACTGCCGAACGGGCCGCCGAAGGAGCCGGCGAAGCGGCTGCGACGGCCGGGCCGGCCGGACAACCCGACGCGCTCGCCTACCTGATGTACACCTCCGGCTCCACCGGCGCCCCCAAGGGCGTGGCCGTCTCCCACCGCGAGGTCGTCGCCCTCGCCACCGACCGCCGCTGGCGCGGCGGCGCGCACGAGCGGGTCCTGTTCCGCTCCCCGCACGCCTTCGACGCCTCCACCTACGAGCTGTGGGTGCCGCTGCTGAACGGCGGGCTCGTCGTCGTGGCACCCCCCGGCGACCTCGACGTCGACGCGCTGGCCCGGCTGATGACGGAGGAGAAGGTCACCGGGACCTTCCTCACCGCCACCCTCTTCAACGTCCTCGCCGACCGCTGCCTGCCCGCACTCGGCTCCCTGCACGAGGTGATGACCGGCGGCGAGGCCGCCTCCCCGTCCATGGTCCGCCGGGTCCGCGAGGCCTGCCCCCGCACCACCGTCACCAACGCCTACGGCCCCACCGAGGCCACCACCTTCGCCGCGACCTTCGCCGTGGGCCCCGGCCAGGAGGCACCCGACGGGCAGGTCCCCATCGGCCGCCCGCTCGACGGCACGCAGCTCCACGTCCTCGACGAACGGCTCGGCCTCGCCGCGCCCGGCGTCATCGGCGAGCTCTACATCGCCGGCGCCGGACTCGCGCAGGGCTACCTCGGCCGGGCCGCGCTGACCGCCGAACGCTTCGTCGCCTGCCCGTACGGCCCCCCGGGCGCCCGGATGTACCGCACCGGCGACCTCGCCCGCTGGAACGCCGACGGCCAGGTCGAGTACCTCGGCCGCGCCGACCGGCAGGTCAAGATCCGCGGGCTGCGCATCGAACCGGGGGAGATCGAGCACGCCCTGGCCGGCCACCCGGCGGTGGGCCAGGCCGCCGTCACCGTCGTGGACACGGCGGCCGGACCCGCGCTCGCGGGTTACGCGGTCCCGGCCGAGGGAGCCCCCGCGCCCACCCCGGCGGAACTGCGCGAGCACCTGCGCGCCCGGCTCCCCGACTACATGGTCCCCACCACCTTGACCCTGCTCGACGCCTTCCCCGTGACGGCCAACGGCAAGACCGACCTCGCCGCACTGCCCGTACCGGACCCGGCGGCGTCCGGCGCCCCAGGGGCCCACCAGGAGCCGCGCACCGACGAGGAGCGCGCCCTGTGCGCGATCTGGGAGCAGGTCCTCGGCCTTCCCCGGATCGGCGTCCACGACAGCTTCTTCGACCTGGGCGGGCACTCCCTGCTCGCCACCCAGCTGCTCGCCGAGGTCCGGGCACGGTTCGGGGCCGCCGTCGGCATCCGCCAGTTCTTCACCGGCCCCACCGTCGCCGAACTCGCCGCGGCCCTGCCCGCCGCGGCGGCCGCGGGCGCCGCCGCGCAGGACCCGCCGATCGTCCGCCGGGCCCGCCGCACCCAGACCGCCTGA
- a CDS encoding MFS transporter gives MSVTTDEPTDSEQSVQRRRRRDFRLFMSSHICNELGGSITYVALPLMAVLTLDASAMQAGLLAAAEHAAFLVLGLPAGAWVDRMRRRRVMMAADLARTVLLTALPVAYLLDLHSMPLLYAVALLLGCARLFGDVADQSYLPTLIGKDTLIAGNSKLETVRSGAEFAGPGIAGFLVQLLGAAGTLAGQAVTSLVSVVLLGRIGAREEKPEPAPRRHLLRDIREGLGYVLGHRILRLIALNTAAVNLFLSAVMAIEVLFLTRTVGLPPAAVGWVLTTATIGSVLAATVADRVTRAVGAARLTWLSLLVTMPFGLLLPLADKDWRIGLFVLGSFVQSAGVTLYNICQVTYRQTVCPPHLLGRMTATMRFLVWGVLPLSGLLAGLLGELLGVRNALWLCAAALSVAPLVLLCSPLRRMREFEDAAPGAGATAGRPAQ, from the coding sequence GTGTCCGTCACCACCGACGAGCCCACCGATTCCGAGCAGAGCGTGCAGCGCCGCCGGCGCAGGGACTTCCGCCTCTTCATGTCCTCGCACATCTGCAACGAGCTGGGCGGCAGCATCACCTACGTCGCCCTCCCGCTGATGGCGGTGCTCACCCTGGACGCCTCGGCGATGCAGGCGGGCCTGCTGGCCGCCGCGGAACACGCGGCCTTCCTGGTACTGGGCCTGCCGGCGGGGGCCTGGGTCGACCGGATGCGCAGGCGCCGCGTGATGATGGCCGCCGACCTGGCGCGCACCGTCCTGCTGACGGCGCTGCCGGTGGCCTACCTGCTCGACCTGCACTCGATGCCGCTGCTGTACGCGGTCGCCCTGCTGCTGGGCTGCGCCCGGCTGTTCGGTGACGTGGCAGACCAGAGCTACCTGCCGACGCTCATCGGCAAGGACACCCTGATCGCGGGCAACTCGAAGCTGGAGACGGTGCGGTCGGGCGCGGAGTTCGCCGGCCCCGGTATCGCCGGCTTCCTGGTGCAACTGCTCGGCGCCGCCGGGACGCTGGCCGGCCAAGCCGTCACCTCGCTGGTCTCCGTGGTGCTGCTGGGGCGGATCGGCGCCCGCGAGGAGAAGCCCGAGCCCGCCCCCCGCCGCCACCTGCTGCGGGACATCCGCGAGGGGCTGGGCTACGTCCTGGGCCACCGCATCCTGCGGCTCATCGCCCTCAACACCGCCGCCGTGAACCTGTTCCTCAGTGCGGTGATGGCCATCGAGGTGCTCTTCCTGACCCGGACCGTGGGGCTGCCGCCCGCGGCCGTCGGCTGGGTGTTGACGACGGCCACGATCGGTTCGGTGCTCGCGGCGACGGTCGCCGACCGGGTGACCCGGGCCGTCGGCGCGGCCCGGCTCACGTGGCTGTCCCTCCTGGTGACCATGCCCTTCGGGCTCCTGCTCCCGCTCGCCGACAAGGACTGGAGGATCGGCCTGTTCGTCCTGGGCTCGTTCGTCCAGTCGGCCGGTGTCACCCTCTACAACATCTGCCAGGTCACCTACCGGCAGACCGTCTGCCCGCCGCACCTGCTCGGCCGGATGACCGCCACGATGCGCTTCCTCGTGTGGGGCGTCCTGCCGCTGAGCGGTCTGCTGGCGGGGCTCCTCGGTGAACTGCTGGGCGTGCGGAACGCGCTGTGGCTGTGCGCCGCGGCCCTGTCGGTGGCCCCGCTGGTCCTGCTGTGCTCCCCGCTGCGCCGGATGCGCGAGTTCGAGGACGCGGCCCCGGGTGCCGGGGCCACGGCCGGGCGACCGGCTCAGTAG
- a CDS encoding response regulator transcription factor, with product MLDSTLTAPAPELPALTPREQEVLAYLAQGHTYRMIACRMGLSPHTVDTYLRRLRSKTGAVNRTQLTHIAFRLGY from the coding sequence ATGCTGGACAGCACCCTCACCGCCCCCGCACCGGAACTGCCCGCCCTGACCCCCCGCGAGCAGGAGGTCCTCGCCTACCTCGCGCAGGGGCACACGTACCGGATGATCGCCTGCCGGATGGGGCTGAGCCCGCACACGGTCGACACGTACCTGCGGCGGCTGCGCAGCAAGACCGGTGCGGTGAACCGGACCCAGCTCACCCACATCGCCTTCCGGCTGGGCTACTGA
- a CDS encoding amino acid adenylation domain-containing protein gives MSPTETTPVPLRIAHRARIAPEATAVRAAEGELTYRQFDRRARAVAEELRAAGAGPEDTVLLGVRRGIHWAVGLLGIWYAGAAALLVDLDAPDERLRTLLEAAGTRHAVAPDTYAAAMLQRRTGRALFWASTTSAAPTAAAEPPAGIAPGSLAYVLFTSGSTGLPKPVAVGHAGLAAQVRTLAERYALTAEDAVLQFAAPAFDVCLEEALPTWCTGGTAVFVTDNVLSPAELEPFLAEQRIGVVNLPTPYWTQWAKDLERTPRALPGTLRRVVIGSDAGRTADLVNWAAAGHPPVVSCYGLTESTITATSYEPGPAELAGFAGDELIPLGEPLAGVRAYVLDEELREAPPGAPGELYLAGSCLARGYHGRPALTSERFVADPFAGVPGERMYRTGDRVTRAPGGPLVFLGRADDQVKIRGHRVELKEVEAAVAAHPDVVDVVARAVAAADGPQLAAWAAVTPGSDLTPDALRRHLLAKVPGYLVPAAVTLMERLPRTPGGKLDPRALPAPAPR, from the coding sequence ATGAGCCCCACCGAGACCACCCCCGTGCCCCTGCGCATCGCGCACCGGGCCCGGATCGCACCCGAGGCCACCGCGGTCCGCGCAGCCGAGGGCGAGCTGACCTACCGCCAGTTCGACCGGCGGGCCCGGGCGGTGGCCGAGGAGCTGCGCGCCGCCGGCGCCGGACCGGAGGACACCGTGCTCCTGGGGGTGCGCCGGGGCATCCACTGGGCGGTGGGGCTGCTGGGCATCTGGTACGCGGGCGCGGCCGCCCTCCTCGTGGACCTCGACGCCCCCGACGAGCGGCTGCGCACCCTGCTGGAGGCCGCCGGCACCCGGCACGCCGTCGCCCCGGACACGTACGCGGCCGCGATGCTGCAACGCCGCACCGGACGCGCGTTGTTCTGGGCCTCCACGACCAGCGCCGCCCCCACGGCGGCGGCCGAACCGCCCGCCGGCATCGCCCCGGGCTCCCTCGCCTACGTGCTCTTCACCTCCGGCTCCACCGGGCTGCCCAAGCCCGTCGCGGTCGGCCACGCCGGACTCGCCGCGCAGGTCCGCACCCTGGCCGAGCGCTACGCGCTGACCGCCGAGGACGCGGTGCTGCAGTTCGCGGCCCCGGCCTTCGACGTCTGCCTGGAGGAGGCGCTGCCCACCTGGTGCACGGGCGGCACGGCGGTCTTCGTCACCGACAACGTCCTCTCGCCCGCCGAACTGGAGCCGTTCCTCGCCGAACAGCGGATCGGCGTCGTCAACCTGCCCACCCCCTACTGGACGCAGTGGGCCAAGGACCTGGAGCGCACCCCGCGGGCCCTGCCGGGCACCCTGCGCCGCGTGGTGATCGGCAGCGACGCGGGCCGGACCGCGGACCTGGTGAACTGGGCGGCCGCCGGCCACCCCCCGGTGGTCAGCTGCTACGGCCTCACCGAGTCCACGATCACCGCCACCTCCTACGAGCCCGGACCGGCGGAACTGGCCGGCTTCGCGGGCGACGAACTGATCCCGCTCGGCGAACCGCTGGCGGGCGTACGCGCCTACGTCCTCGACGAGGAGCTGCGCGAGGCGCCCCCCGGCGCCCCGGGCGAGCTGTACCTGGCGGGCTCCTGCCTGGCCCGCGGCTACCACGGCCGGCCGGCGCTGACCTCCGAGCGGTTCGTCGCCGACCCGTTCGCCGGCGTCCCGGGCGAGCGCATGTACCGCACGGGCGACCGGGTCACGCGGGCCCCCGGCGGCCCGCTCGTCTTCCTCGGGCGCGCCGACGACCAGGTCAAGATCCGCGGCCACCGCGTCGAACTCAAGGAGGTGGAGGCGGCCGTGGCCGCCCACCCGGACGTGGTGGACGTGGTCGCCCGCGCCGTCGCGGCGGCCGACGGACCGCAGCTGGCCGCCTGGGCCGCCGTCACCCCCGGCAGCGACCTGACCCCGGACGCCCTGCGCCGTCACCTTCTGGCCAAGGTGCCCGGATACCTGGTGCCGGCCGCCGTGACACTGATGGAGCGGCTGCCGCGGACCCCCGGCGGCAAGCTCGACCCGCGGGCGCTTCCCGCGCCCGCCCCCCGATGA
- a CDS encoding non-ribosomal peptide synthetase: MNHPPSTPAPTPALTAAPTPAPAARSLVEDVLPLSPLQDGILFHALFDEDERDVYVAQLILDLDGPLDPDRLRAAADTVLERHANLRAGFLRRATGEPAQVVRRGVRTPWQEVDLTGLDAIERAAAVDTLLAEDRATRFDLARPPLLRFTLIRTGALSHRLLLTYHHILMDGWSWPVLVRELLALHHADDAPLGPVTPYSAFLSRLHGRDTLAAQDAWTRALDGLAGGTRTAPVSPPPGTVLPDRVETYLPASLTERLGALARAHRITSGTLLQGAWALLLGRQIRSEDVVFGAIVSGRDPELPGVADIVGLCINTVPVRVRIDPAESLVALFERLQDEQARLIDHHHLGLVEIQRLAGAGELFDSCVAFQNYPVDAAGLAALGAGGLEVTGVDPHDAAHYPLSLTAIPGDRLRLQIDYRPDVFERDTAQALLERLARLLQAVADDPSCPVGTVDLLSPAERHRVLVEWNDTACDEQYAEVVERVRQQAERRPEAVATTDDTGRELSYAALVARADALSLALLADGVRPGDLVAVLSEPTARVPVAMLGILGSGAAYVPLDPEGPVTRTADLLASGGIARLLAAPEQRARAEEIAAAVPGGLPVLVIDDAAAAPGERPAPAGGPDALAYVCFTSGSTGKPKGAMVHRRGMNNHLLAKVEDLTLDEGDRVVMNAPLTFDISVWQMLAPLITGGQVHLVSRDTARDPAALFGDAAHRGITVLETVPSFVRAAVDLWDTGVRPPALPDLRWFIVNGEVLPPELCTRWYARHPQAAIVNAYGLTECSDDNTHAFIRPDVHAQLEHGRLPVGRPLRNNTLYLLDAALAPVPPGVPGELFIGGTGVGPGYLRDPRRSSERYVPDPFSAEPGSRMYRTGDLARMRADGQLDFLGRQDHQVKVRGNRIELGEVETALRAVPGVGEAVVAVDRDHAGQQRLVCYFTGTPTAEEVRTELGRNLPNYMVPSLFLHLPHFPLTVNGKLDRKALPDPATVHRPVGRLPSTPEEKAVCEIFASVLGLQEAGMDDDFFSHGGHSLLATRLTGRIGTELGVHLGIRDLFETPTPAGISARLAEAATAPAAPARPALRPRSRDGA, from the coding sequence ATGAACCACCCGCCGTCCACGCCCGCTCCCACACCCGCTCTCACCGCCGCGCCCACCCCCGCTCCCGCCGCCCGCTCGCTGGTCGAGGACGTCCTGCCGCTCTCCCCGCTCCAGGACGGCATCCTCTTCCACGCCCTCTTCGACGAGGACGAACGCGACGTCTACGTGGCCCAGTTGATCCTCGACCTCGACGGCCCCCTCGACCCGGACCGGCTGCGCGCCGCCGCCGACACCGTCCTGGAACGGCACGCCAACCTGCGCGCCGGCTTCCTGCGCCGCGCCACCGGCGAACCCGCCCAGGTCGTCCGGCGCGGCGTACGGACCCCCTGGCAGGAGGTGGACCTGACCGGGCTCGACGCGATCGAGCGCGCCGCCGCCGTCGACACCCTCCTCGCCGAGGACCGGGCCACCCGCTTCGACCTCGCCCGGCCTCCGCTGCTGCGCTTCACCCTCATCCGCACCGGCGCGCTCTCCCACCGGCTGCTGCTGACCTACCACCACATCCTGATGGACGGCTGGTCCTGGCCGGTCCTGGTGCGCGAACTCCTCGCCCTGCACCACGCCGACGACGCGCCGCTGGGCCCGGTCACCCCGTACTCCGCCTTCCTGAGCCGGCTCCACGGCCGCGACACCCTCGCCGCCCAGGACGCCTGGACCCGCGCGCTCGACGGCCTCGCGGGCGGCACCCGCACCGCGCCCGTGTCCCCGCCGCCCGGCACGGTCCTGCCCGACCGCGTCGAGACGTACCTCCCCGCATCCCTGACCGAGCGGCTGGGCGCCCTCGCGCGCGCCCACCGGATCACCTCCGGGACCCTCCTCCAGGGCGCCTGGGCGCTGCTGCTCGGCCGCCAGATCCGCTCCGAGGACGTGGTCTTCGGCGCCATCGTCAGCGGCCGCGACCCCGAACTGCCCGGCGTCGCCGACATCGTGGGCCTGTGCATCAACACCGTGCCGGTCCGCGTCCGCATCGATCCCGCCGAGTCGCTCGTCGCACTGTTCGAGCGGCTCCAGGACGAGCAGGCACGGCTGATCGACCACCACCACCTGGGACTGGTCGAGATCCAGCGGCTCGCCGGAGCGGGGGAGCTCTTCGACTCCTGCGTCGCCTTCCAGAACTATCCGGTGGACGCGGCCGGCCTCGCCGCCCTCGGCGCGGGCGGGCTCGAGGTCACCGGAGTCGACCCCCACGACGCCGCCCACTACCCGCTCTCGCTGACCGCGATCCCCGGCGACCGGCTGCGCCTGCAGATCGACTACCGGCCGGACGTCTTCGAACGGGACACCGCCCAGGCCCTGCTGGAACGCCTCGCCCGGCTCCTCCAAGCCGTCGCCGACGACCCGTCGTGCCCGGTGGGTACCGTGGACCTGCTCTCCCCGGCCGAACGCCACCGCGTCCTGGTCGAATGGAACGACACCGCCTGCGACGAGCAGTACGCGGAGGTCGTCGAGCGGGTACGCCAACAGGCCGAGCGCCGCCCCGAAGCCGTCGCCACCACCGACGACACCGGCCGCGAGCTGAGCTACGCGGCCCTCGTCGCCCGCGCCGACGCCCTCTCCCTGGCCCTGCTCGCCGACGGGGTCCGCCCCGGCGACCTGGTCGCCGTACTCAGCGAGCCCACCGCCCGCGTCCCCGTCGCGATGCTCGGCATCCTCGGCTCCGGAGCGGCGTACGTCCCCCTCGACCCCGAGGGCCCGGTCACCCGTACCGCCGACCTCCTCGCGAGCGGCGGGATCGCCCGGCTGCTCGCCGCCCCCGAACAGCGCGCCCGCGCCGAGGAGATCGCCGCCGCCGTCCCCGGCGGGCTGCCCGTCCTCGTGATCGACGACGCGGCCGCCGCCCCGGGCGAGCGGCCGGCACCGGCCGGCGGTCCCGACGCCCTCGCCTACGTCTGCTTCACCTCCGGCTCCACCGGCAAGCCCAAGGGCGCCATGGTCCACCGCCGGGGCATGAACAACCACCTCCTGGCCAAGGTCGAGGACCTCACCCTCGACGAGGGCGACCGCGTGGTGATGAACGCCCCGCTGACCTTCGACATCTCCGTGTGGCAGATGCTCGCCCCGCTGATCACCGGCGGACAGGTCCACCTCGTCTCCCGGGACACCGCCCGCGACCCCGCCGCCCTCTTCGGCGACGCCGCCCACCGGGGGATCACCGTTCTGGAGACCGTGCCGTCCTTCGTCCGCGCCGCCGTCGACCTGTGGGACACCGGGGTGCGCCCGCCGGCCCTGCCCGACCTGCGCTGGTTCATCGTCAACGGCGAGGTGCTGCCGCCCGAACTGTGCACCCGCTGGTACGCGCGCCACCCGCAGGCCGCGATCGTCAACGCCTACGGCCTCACCGAGTGCTCCGACGACAACACCCACGCCTTCATCCGGCCCGACGTGCACGCCCAGCTGGAACACGGCCGGCTGCCCGTCGGCCGCCCGCTGCGCAACAACACCCTCTACCTGCTGGACGCCGCGCTCGCGCCCGTACCGCCCGGCGTGCCCGGCGAGCTCTTCATCGGCGGCACCGGCGTGGGCCCCGGATACCTGCGCGACCCCCGCCGCAGCAGCGAGCGCTACGTCCCCGACCCCTTCAGTGCCGAGCCGGGCAGCCGCATGTACCGCACCGGCGACCTCGCCCGGATGCGGGCCGACGGCCAACTCGACTTCCTCGGGCGCCAGGACCACCAGGTCAAGGTCCGCGGCAACCGCATCGAACTCGGCGAGGTGGAGACCGCGCTGCGCGCCGTGCCCGGCGTGGGCGAGGCCGTCGTCGCCGTCGACCGGGACCACGCGGGCCAGCAGCGGCTCGTCTGCTACTTCACCGGAACGCCCACCGCCGAGGAGGTCCGCACGGAACTGGGCCGCAACCTGCCCAACTACATGGTCCCGTCGCTCTTCCTGCACCTGCCGCACTTCCCCCTGACCGTCAACGGCAAGCTCGACCGCAAGGCGCTTCCCGACCCGGCCACCGTGCACCGCCCGGTCGGCCGGCTGCCCTCGACCCCCGAGGAGAAGGCGGTCTGCGAGATCTTCGCTTCCGTCCTCGGCCTCCAGGAGGCGGGCATGGACGACGACTTCTTCTCCCACGGCGGCCACTCCCTCCTCGCCACCCGGCTGACCGGCCGCATCGGCACCGAGCTCGGGGTACACCTGGGCATCCGCGACCTCTTCGAGACGCCCACCCCGGCGGGCATCTCCGCCCGCCTGGCCGAGGCCGCGACCGCCCCCGCCGCCCCCGCCCGCCCCGCCCTGCGCCCCCGCTCCCGCGACGGGGCCTGA